The following are from one region of the Acidobacteriota bacterium genome:
- a CDS encoding PD-(D/E)XK nuclease family protein, with translation MRIELVSPRSGLVSAVAARLRPEGRDYSRTWIVFPEKRPAFYLRRTLAEREGAPFVPPRTDSLDGFVDSLFKDILGRPERPIDPLDAVALLLEIHRESPVDGGGGGFLSPDAFFPLGAKIYADLEELTLALADPGTIAGIQPLLHETVPAESLARLQSLSRFHERFYARLAELNLSSPASRFRAVLDALRPELFSGFDEIVFAGFFPSARAERRLLQTMLGWEMCALVAERGRGLSAALEALGVPPAEIPASPDDGGPDPEIELIRAPDTHGQIFALNACLASRLDDPAGFDERQAVVLPAAESLFPLFIQTLAGRPEEAFNISLGYPLARTPVYAFFDRLIEALQSRDAEGRFYAPHYLRFLLHPYTKNIYMPGPGRRSDLTRILVHAVEDALTGRRMKAFWSLTEIETDPGILEAAGEKTRRVEGAPDPAALIEHLRSIHARTLGLFDAVANAGDFAGRLAAALEWIASESTARLHPFFHPYAEAFLERLEALRGSRLAPAVFRDAAGYAGLFRKIVRAGTVPFQGTPLHGLQVLGFWEARGLPLDEVFLLDANEGVLPSFARGDTLLPHAARRALGLPVIEDLERRMAYYLDTLLKGARTARLFFVESADSERSRFVERIVWERQKRDGEPRAESCVRTVDYRVALRSEGPGPVEKTPGIADFLSTFRFSATALNTYLNCPLGFYYAYVLKLAEREDVSEVMDRRDIGSFVHAVLEDLFRPHVGRPLKAASLTARALDRAVEARFREFYGGDRTGSAWLLELQVRRHLRDYLTRVQTPLIKALEKEGRALVVEGLEKRVDVEMAADGRTFPVTARFDRVERRGGELYVLDYKTGAHEKRVGIAFWDPEGDEKKNKNKLNPDDRQTWSKAIGSLQGPLYVLAAARAYGLEPEKVRCRFLMLGKNVLGPSIEFSPFDESDPEVLSEQIRTMEHVIGAIAAEILDPALPFEPGGDGGRDCRLCPYQGLCR, from the coding sequence GTGAGAATCGAACTTGTCTCTCCTCGGTCCGGCCTCGTCTCCGCCGTCGCTGCGCGGCTCCGGCCCGAGGGACGCGATTATTCACGGACCTGGATCGTCTTCCCCGAAAAGCGTCCGGCCTTCTACCTGCGGAGAACGTTGGCCGAACGCGAAGGCGCGCCTTTCGTCCCGCCCCGCACGGACTCCCTGGACGGCTTCGTCGACAGCCTGTTCAAGGATATTCTCGGGCGTCCCGAGAGGCCGATCGACCCGCTTGACGCCGTCGCCCTCCTTCTCGAGATCCACCGGGAGTCGCCGGTCGACGGGGGCGGCGGGGGCTTCCTCTCGCCCGACGCCTTTTTCCCGCTGGGCGCGAAGATCTACGCCGACCTCGAGGAGCTGACGCTGGCCCTGGCCGATCCCGGGACAATCGCCGGAATCCAGCCCCTTCTCCACGAGACCGTGCCGGCCGAAAGCCTGGCCCGGCTGCAGTCGCTTTCCCGCTTCCACGAGCGGTTTTATGCGCGGCTGGCCGAACTCAACCTGTCTTCGCCCGCCTCGCGTTTCCGGGCCGTCCTCGATGCGCTCCGTCCGGAGCTTTTCTCCGGTTTCGACGAGATCGTCTTCGCCGGGTTCTTCCCGTCCGCGCGGGCCGAGCGGCGGCTTCTCCAAACCATGCTCGGTTGGGAGATGTGCGCGCTCGTCGCCGAGAGGGGAAGGGGCCTTTCCGCGGCGCTCGAAGCCCTCGGCGTCCCGCCCGCCGAGATCCCTGCCTCACCCGACGACGGCGGCCCGGATCCGGAGATCGAGCTCATCCGCGCTCCCGACACCCACGGGCAGATCTTTGCACTCAACGCCTGTCTCGCCTCGCGCCTCGACGATCCGGCCGGGTTCGACGAGAGGCAGGCCGTCGTGCTTCCGGCGGCGGAGAGCCTGTTTCCGCTCTTCATCCAGACCCTGGCCGGGCGTCCCGAGGAGGCCTTCAACATCTCTCTCGGCTATCCGCTCGCCCGGACTCCGGTCTACGCCTTTTTCGACCGGCTGATCGAGGCCCTCCAGTCCCGCGACGCCGAGGGGCGCTTCTATGCCCCCCACTACCTGAGGTTCCTTCTCCATCCCTACACGAAGAATATCTATATGCCGGGGCCGGGACGACGCTCCGACCTCACCCGCATCCTCGTCCACGCCGTCGAGGATGCGCTCACGGGGCGCAGAATGAAGGCCTTCTGGTCGCTCACCGAGATCGAGACCGACCCCGGCATCCTGGAGGCCGCCGGCGAAAAGACGCGGCGCGTCGAAGGCGCCCCCGATCCGGCCGCCCTCATCGAACACCTCCGGTCGATCCACGCCCGGACGCTGGGGCTTTTCGACGCCGTCGCAAACGCCGGCGACTTCGCCGGGCGGCTTGCCGCGGCGCTCGAATGGATCGCCTCCGAAAGCACGGCCCGCCTCCATCCCTTTTTCCATCCCTACGCCGAGGCCTTCCTGGAGCGGCTCGAGGCGCTTCGCGGATCGCGGCTTGCGCCCGCGGTCTTCCGCGACGCGGCGGGCTATGCCGGGCTTTTCCGCAAGATCGTCCGGGCGGGGACGGTGCCGTTCCAGGGGACGCCGCTTCACGGCCTCCAGGTCCTGGGATTCTGGGAGGCGCGCGGCCTGCCGCTCGACGAGGTCTTCCTCCTCGACGCCAACGAGGGCGTGCTGCCGTCCTTCGCCAGGGGGGACACGCTCCTGCCCCACGCCGCCCGCCGGGCCCTGGGCCTGCCGGTTATCGAGGACCTGGAGCGGCGCATGGCCTATTACCTGGACACGCTCCTCAAGGGGGCGCGGACGGCGCGCCTGTTCTTCGTCGAAAGCGCCGATAGCGAGCGCAGCCGCTTCGTCGAGAGGATCGTCTGGGAGAGGCAGAAGCGCGACGGCGAGCCGCGGGCCGAGTCCTGCGTGCGGACGGTGGACTACCGCGTCGCCCTCCGGTCGGAGGGGCCGGGGCCGGTCGAAAAGACGCCCGGGATCGCGGACTTTCTGTCGACGTTCCGCTTCTCGGCGACGGCGCTGAACACCTACCTCAATTGCCCCCTCGGCTTCTATTACGCCTATGTCCTGAAGCTGGCCGAGAGGGAAGACGTCTCCGAGGTCATGGACCGGCGGGACATCGGCTCTTTCGTCCACGCCGTCCTCGAAGACCTTTTCCGGCCCCACGTCGGACGCCCCCTGAAGGCCGCATCGCTCACGGCGCGGGCTCTCGACCGGGCCGTCGAGGCCCGCTTCCGGGAGTTCTACGGCGGCGACCGGACGGGAAGCGCCTGGCTCCTGGAGCTCCAGGTCCGACGCCACCTCCGGGATTACCTGACGCGCGTCCAGACGCCGCTCATCAAGGCGTTGGAGAAGGAGGGCCGCGCCCTCGTCGTCGAGGGTCTCGAAAAGCGGGTGGACGTCGAGATGGCCGCTGACGGGCGGACCTTTCCGGTGACGGCCCGCTTCGACCGCGTGGAAAGGCGGGGAGGGGAGCTTTACGTCCTGGACTACAAGACGGGCGCCCATGAGAAGAGAGTGGGCATTGCGTTCTGGGACCCCGAAGGCGATGAAAAAAAGAACAAGAACAAGCTGAATCCCGATGATCGGCAGACTTGGAGCAAGGCGATCGGAAGCCTCCAGGGCCCCCTTTACGTCCTCGCCGCCGCCCGCGCCTACGGCCTCGAGCCCGAGAAGGTCCGCTGCCGCTTTCTCATGCTGGGGAAAAACGTCCTCGGCCCGTCGATCGAGTTTTCGCCCTTCGACGAGTCCGATCCCGAGGTGCTTTCCGAACAGATCCGCACCATGGAACACGTGATCGGCGCCATTGCCGCCGAGATCCTCGATCCCGCCCTGCCCTTCGAGCCCGGGGGCGACGGCGGCCGCGACTGCCGCCTGTGCCCGTATCAGGGTTTGTGCCGGTAG
- a CDS encoding UvrD-helicase domain-containing protein produces the protein MTRAPKTAAKRILDRDRDIRFPEFLLLKASAGSGKTHALSLRFVQFLLSPAIAAKSPADLRNILAVTFTRNAAREMKARILSWLKLCRFGDAERSRQILDVVSLDAADLARRAEEVLEGILSRYTDFQVETIDGFMASVFRTSALDLGFPPHFEIVLDNTEAVSYAFSRYMRRVIPGTPDGKVFEQIADLSSSLRKGETAFPWDPTALILESLRSLYRGLAARDLEPADEDLDASMREAEKAISRRAAALRRLIEQSGLERSARESFHSKIEPAVRERRFIDLIGASFKTVPVRKPRPSDPGSAAASYDRIVRAWESLESAVAAFKSLYARHHFRPVVLAYRAFAETLETFKRSRETVFIEDIHRRLAGCIEAGAVPDIYFRLGDRIFHYLIDEFQDTSPIQWTNLLPLIENSLSLGGSLFAVGDTKQAIYGFRNADYRIMKDLEADPAAAFPSVPPENAAVRELETNYRSRGIVQDYVRRLFLERLPASEDLGPAGALSGLTDFSQEAEARNRGRGYVEAVVLEKNEDDPPEKAAVQDRVRDLRARGFAWSDIAVLTYRNDSVAAAASWLNEIEVPFIPYSNLDIRTRKVASEILALLRFLDSPPDDLAFSAFLLGDVFAAALRRDGFGGDAASVRDFLFEHRAADSRPLYTAFRRLRPELWERYFERLFRSVGYYPLYDLVALAYRVLGVFDLFPGEEAALVKLLESAKTFESPGAADIREFLSAASDPEKPDPAWTIDVPRTIDAVRVMSVHKAKGLGFPAVILLQYAEPFIPPEFVLAPGDDAVRVLKLTKDLAASDPELAALYEDHRMRDTVDRLNALYVAMTRAEEELHVIGVKGSRGGFPFELLDGDALGVFGEKTRRERPAEERPEDKAGTHRLAEPFDLPPNTRPVRNFAGVRRGNLIHDVLSRTVYIEEGWRARIEAALREGGEGAGEAAETAAAKTAAALERLFSVPPLSGLFSRAEGRRILNEFTVCDAAGRALRMDRVVLDPGAATVIDYKTGGSPSGESSGSERPDGESSEAKSPGEESVVGDRSGGKSSGAPTVIDYKTGGSRSGELLESELPGEDRIAAAHQVREYMRILHELYPGHTVRGLVVWVDRGEAEEIA, from the coding sequence ATGACCCGAGCGCCGAAGACCGCAGCAAAACGCATCCTTGACCGCGACCGGGACATCCGCTTTCCGGAGTTCCTGCTTCTCAAGGCCTCGGCCGGCTCCGGCAAAACCCACGCCCTGTCGCTGCGCTTCGTCCAGTTCCTGCTGAGCCCGGCGATTGCGGCGAAAAGCCCCGCCGACCTCCGCAACATCCTGGCCGTGACCTTCACCCGGAACGCGGCCCGGGAGATGAAGGCCCGCATCCTGTCCTGGCTCAAGCTCTGCCGCTTCGGCGACGCCGAGAGAAGCCGCCAGATTCTGGACGTCGTCTCTCTCGACGCCGCCGATCTCGCCCGCCGCGCCGAGGAGGTCCTCGAGGGCATCCTGTCCCGCTACACCGACTTCCAGGTGGAGACGATCGACGGCTTCATGGCCTCGGTCTTCCGGACATCGGCCCTTGACCTGGGCTTCCCGCCGCACTTCGAAATCGTCCTCGACAACACCGAGGCCGTCTCTTACGCCTTCTCCCGCTATATGAGGCGCGTCATCCCCGGGACGCCGGACGGCAAGGTCTTCGAGCAGATCGCCGACCTCTCCTCTTCTCTCCGGAAGGGCGAGACCGCCTTTCCCTGGGATCCGACCGCTCTCATCCTGGAGAGCCTCCGCAGCCTCTACAGAGGGCTGGCCGCCCGGGACCTAGAACCCGCCGACGAAGATCTGGACGCCTCCATGAGGGAGGCGGAAAAGGCGATCTCCCGCAGGGCCGCCGCGCTTCGGCGTCTCATCGAACAAAGCGGGCTCGAACGGAGCGCCCGGGAGTCGTTTCACTCGAAAATCGAGCCCGCCGTCCGCGAACGGCGCTTCATCGATCTCATCGGGGCGAGCTTCAAAACCGTCCCCGTCCGAAAGCCGCGCCCCTCCGATCCGGGGAGCGCCGCCGCCTCCTACGATCGGATCGTCCGCGCCTGGGAAAGCCTGGAATCCGCCGTCGCCGCCTTTAAGTCCCTTTATGCCCGGCACCACTTCCGTCCCGTCGTCCTGGCCTACAGGGCCTTCGCCGAAACCCTCGAAACCTTCAAGCGGAGCCGCGAGACCGTGTTCATCGAGGATATCCACAGGCGCCTGGCCGGATGCATCGAGGCGGGCGCCGTCCCCGACATCTACTTCCGCCTCGGCGACCGGATCTTCCACTACCTCATCGACGAGTTCCAGGACACGTCGCCCATCCAGTGGACGAACCTGCTGCCGCTTATCGAAAACTCCCTCTCGCTCGGCGGAAGCCTCTTCGCCGTCGGCGACACCAAGCAGGCGATCTACGGTTTCCGGAACGCCGACTACCGGATCATGAAAGACCTCGAGGCCGACCCCGCGGCGGCCTTTCCCTCCGTCCCGCCGGAAAACGCCGCCGTCCGCGAGCTCGAGACGAACTACCGGAGCCGCGGCATCGTCCAGGACTATGTCCGGCGCCTCTTCCTGGAGCGCCTGCCGGCCTCGGAGGATCTCGGCCCGGCCGGGGCGCTGAGCGGACTTACGGACTTCAGCCAGGAGGCCGAGGCGCGGAACCGCGGCCGCGGCTATGTCGAGGCCGTCGTCCTCGAAAAAAACGAGGACGATCCCCCGGAAAAGGCGGCCGTCCAGGACCGCGTCCGCGATCTCCGGGCGCGCGGCTTCGCCTGGTCCGATATCGCCGTCCTCACCTACCGGAACGACTCCGTCGCCGCCGCCGCATCCTGGCTCAACGAGATCGAGGTTCCCTTCATCCCCTACAGCAACCTCGACATCCGGACGCGCAAGGTCGCCTCCGAGATCCTGGCCCTCCTCCGGTTTCTGGACTCGCCGCCCGACGACCTGGCCTTTTCCGCGTTTCTTCTCGGGGACGTCTTCGCTGCAGCGCTCCGCCGGGACGGCTTCGGTGGGGACGCGGCCTCCGTCCGGGACTTTCTCTTCGAACATCGAGCCGCCGATTCCCGCCCGCTCTACACGGCCTTCCGGCGCCTGCGGCCCGAACTCTGGGAGCGCTATTTCGAGCGGCTGTTCCGTTCGGTCGGCTATTATCCCCTTTACGACCTCGTCGCCCTGGCCTACCGCGTCTTGGGCGTCTTCGATCTCTTCCCCGGCGAAGAGGCGGCGCTCGTCAAGCTCCTGGAGTCCGCCAAGACCTTCGAAAGCCCGGGCGCGGCCGATATCCGCGAGTTCCTGTCCGCGGCCTCCGACCCGGAAAAGCCCGACCCGGCCTGGACGATCGACGTCCCCCGGACGATCGACGCCGTCCGGGTGATGAGCGTCCACAAGGCCAAGGGCCTGGGGTTTCCGGCCGTGATCCTCCTTCAGTACGCCGAGCCGTTCATCCCGCCGGAGTTCGTCCTGGCTCCCGGCGACGATGCCGTGCGCGTCCTCAAGCTGACGAAGGACCTGGCCGCATCCGACCCCGAACTCGCCGCTCTCTACGAGGACCACCGGATGCGGGACACCGTGGACCGCCTGAATGCCCTGTATGTGGCAATGACCCGGGCCGAGGAGGAGCTCCACGTCATCGGTGTCAAGGGATCGCGGGGCGGATTTCCCTTCGAGCTTCTCGACGGCGACGCCCTCGGCGTCTTCGGCGAGAAAACCCGGCGCGAGCGCCCGGCGGAAGAGCGCCCGGAGGACAAGGCCGGAACGCACAGGCTTGCCGAGCCCTTCGACCTGCCGCCCAACACGCGCCCGGTCCGGAATTTCGCCGGCGTGCGGCGGGGGAACCTCATCCATGATGTCCTGTCGCGGACCGTGTATATAGAGGAAGGATGGCGCGCGCGGATCGAGGCGGCGCTCCGGGAGGGCGGCGAGGGTGCAGGAGAGGCGGCGGAGACTGCGGCCGCGAAGACGGCGGCTGCGCTCGAAAGGCTTTTCTCTGTGCCGCCGCTTTCCGGGCTTTTCTCGCGGGCGGAGGGGAGGCGCATCCTCAACGAGTTTACAGTTTGCGACGCCGCCGGCCGGGCGCTTCGCATGGACCGCGTCGTCCTCGATCCCGGCGCCGCGACCGTCATCGATTATAAGACGGGAGGGTCGCCTAGCGGAGAATCGTCGGGAAGCGAACGGCCCGACGGCGAATCTTCGGAAGCGAAATCGCCTGGGGAAGAATCGGTGGTCGGGGATAGATCAGGCGGAAAATCGTCCGGCGCGCCGACCGTCATCGACTATAAGACGGGCGGGTCGCGCAGTGGGGAATTGCTGGAAAGTGAACTGCCCGGCGAGGACAGGATCGCGGCTGCGCATCAAGTGCGCGAGTATATGAGGATTCTGCACGAACTTTACCCGGGACATACCGTCCGGGGCCTTGTCGTCTGGGTCGACCGGGGGGAGGCGGAGGAGATCGCGTGA